Within Alphaproteobacteria bacterium, the genomic segment GCGTCTTTTCGGCTGAGTTCTTCGAGCTGGAGCAGCACTGCTTTTTCCCGCGCGTCTGGTGCCCCGCCGCCTTCGTCTCCGACATTCCCGATCCCGGCGACGCGTTGCCCGTGGAGATCGCCGGCTGGCCGATCCTGCTGCTGCGCGGTGCGGACGGAGAGATCCGCGGCTTCCTTAACATTTGTCGACACCGAGCGATGCGCGTCGTCACGCAGCCCTGCAAGGGAAGCGCGAACTTCACCTGCCCTTGGCATGCTTGGACCTATGATCTCACGGGCCGGCTTATCGCCACGCCAAAACTCGGCGGCGAACGCATCAACCAGGATGCGAGCTTCCCGACCGACGGTCTCGCACTGATGCCGGTACGCGTCGGCCAATGGCTCGACCTGATCTTCGTCAACATCGACGGGAAGGCACCACCGCTCGACCAGCATCTTCGGCCCCTCGAGGACTTGCTCCGACCCTATTACGACCTCACGGGCCTGCGACGCGCCGAGGCATGGTCGACGGAATATCCCGGAAACTGGAAGGTCGCGGTCGAGACGACGCTCGACGAGTATCATATCCCCTTCCTGCATCCGCAGCTGATGGCGGGCGTCCGCCGCAACAACAACGCCAACGGCCATGCTGACGGCTGCTACATGATGACCTCGAACGCGCGGATCTACGACAACACGCGCAAAGCCGGGACCGCGATGGGCTATGGGCAAGGCTTCCCGAGGATCCTTAAGGAACGCGCGCCCGAGCCACGCAGCCATTTCATCGTGCTCTTCCCGACGGGTGCACTGCAGACTCGGCCGAACCACGCACTCCTCGGTCTCTTCATGCCCGAGGGGCCGGACCGCACCCGGATTACCTTTGTCCACTACTACGCCGGCACGACCGCGACCGATCCC encodes:
- a CDS encoding aromatic ring-hydroxylating dioxygenase subunit alpha encodes the protein MRPLTDFIRAEDITALERPLGQATGLPGRVFSAEFFELEQHCFFPRVWCPAAFVSDIPDPGDALPVEIAGWPILLLRGADGEIRGFLNICRHRAMRVVTQPCKGSANFTCPWHAWTYDLTGRLIATPKLGGERINQDASFPTDGLALMPVRVGQWLDLIFVNIDGKAPPLDQHLRPLEDLLRPYYDLTGLRRAEAWSTEYPGNWKVAVETTLDEYHIPFLHPQLMAGVRRNNNANGHADGCYMMTSNARIYDNTRKAGTAMGYGQGFPRILKERAPEPRSHFIVLFPTGALQTRPNHALLGLFMPEGPDRTRITFVHYYAGTTATDPAFAPARQEMVQSWKEVFEQDVPIARDVYRNHKLRDHVGLATRMTPAWEEGVASFYRSLLAVMGGTSSSADDASNDSS